In the Helianthus annuus cultivar XRQ/B chromosome 11, HanXRQr2.0-SUNRISE, whole genome shotgun sequence genome, one interval contains:
- the LOC110891272 gene encoding uncharacterized protein LOC110891272 encodes MDHPPPPQQPPPPPINHHTTTQILKQTTTILSTHLTTFLLLSLLLLSLHSNVETATHSLTSFIDHDPSIKSLLSRLHLASTASPHPHHRHRRPFLHLTRVGTLDDPFFSGDEDLDHRFFGNNPTPQPNSTLLFFNAFDPKLGFSNLVVDNGIRVFEIIRSCSKIMFKVVNFIEIGDHMETTDANLNENEKNEEEGVDEFDELQLFLKRFELEHHEMTALLFLLSVLSASYGFAIFGFVVTYAWVLGIVFVVVVNDLLKGFKSFFRTLWDGSNLGLKRLSGYIVMRWAVRDALTQLLGVWFFGEIEDQYLFFKIFVRLKLMPFSVGSPWVKGFEREIYGFLLSWFLLDTLISFVFAVDAWIAMVDTRKSVRDVVKEGCHLLSLMLHPAINLKCLEGIICGSFAKWALSHLFGKLFASAFQSFMEVYFMVAWLLYYFSVKSKDANSSGTPFGQRELEQLLEDVR; translated from the coding sequence atggATCACcctccaccaccacaacaaccaccaccaccaccaatcaACCACCACACCACAACCCAAATCCTCAAACAAACCACCACAATCCTCTCCACCCACCTCACCACCTTCCTCCTCCTCTCTCTCCTCCTCCTCTCTCTCCATTCCAACGTCGAAACCGCCACTCACTCTCTCACTTCCTTCATCGACCACGACCCATCAATCAAATCCCTCCTCTCTCGCCTCCACCTCGCCTCAACCGCCTcaccccacccccaccaccgccaccgccgcccCTTCCTCCACCTCACCCGCGTCGGAACCCTAGACGACCCCTTCTTCTCCGGCGATGAAGATCTTGATCACCGCTTCTTCGGTAACAACCCCACCCCTCAACCCAATTCCACTTTATTATTTTTCAACGCCTTTGACCCCAAATTAGGGTTTTCTAACCTTGTGGTGGATAAtgggattagggtttttgaaattatACGTTCTTGTTCCAAGATTATGTTTAAAGTTGTTAACTTTATTGAGATTGGTGATCATATGGAGACAACTGATGCTAATTTaaatgaaaatgagaaaaatgaggAAGAGGGTGTTGATGAGTTTGATGAATTGCAGctttttttaaaaagatttgagCTTGAACATCATGAGATGACTGCTTTGTTGTTTTTGCTTAGTGTTTTGTCTGCTTCATACGGGTTTGCGATTTTCGGGTTTGTTGTTACTTATGCTTGGGTTCTTGGGATTGTTTTTGTGGTAGTGGTGAATGATTTGTTAAAGGGGTTTAAGTCGTTTTTCCGGACGTTATGGGACGGGTCGAATCTAGGGTTGAAACGGTTATCGGGGTATATTGTTATGCGATGGGCGGTTAGGGACGCGCTGACGCAGCTTTTGGGTGTGTGGTTTTTTGGAGAGATTGAGGATCAGTATCTGTTTTTTAAGATATTTGTTAGGTTAAAGTTGATGCCTTTTTCGGTGGGGTCGCCTTGGGTGAAAGGGTTCGAGAGGGAGATTTACGGGTTTTTGTTGTCGTGGTTCTTGTTGGATACGTTGATCTCGTTTGTTTTTGCGGTTGATGCGTGGATCGCGATGGTAGATACCCGAAAAAGCGTTAGGGACGTTGTGAAAGAAGGGTGTCATTTGTTGTCGTTAATGTTGCATCCCGCGATCAATCTTAAATGTTTAGAAGGTATCATTTGCGGGTCGTTTGCAAAATGGGCATTGTCGCATTTATTTGGGAAGTTGTTCGCTTCCGCTTTTCAGTCTTTTATGGAGGTTTATTTCATGGTCGCGTGGCTTCTGTACTACTTTTCCGTTAAATCAAAAGATGCTAATTCTAGTGGAACGCCATTCGGTCAAAGAGAGCTTGAACAATTGCTCGAAGATGTTAGATGA